One Drosophila subpulchrella strain 33 F10 #4 breed RU33 chromosome 2R, RU_Dsub_v1.1 Primary Assembly, whole genome shotgun sequence genomic window, CATGAACCAGATCATCGAGAAGCTGGAGAGCGTGGCGAACGCAAAGAGCAATTGAACCGGATACACGGAAACGCAACCAGGACGCGGGACTCCGTCGAGCAATGACCCTGTGGCTACATCcagatatatatttaagtactTGTTTAACTAGCTAGCCAATacataacaaaaacaaacggATTAGGCTAAGCTCCTTGTGCTCTAACCATtctgacatttttatactgAACAAGCACCTTGACAACCGCCTGGATTGGATTCATCACATTTACCCAAGcaattattattactattcTTTTTGGACCAAGCGTTTATACATTCATACATATATTGTAGTTTTAAGATCATTTTTCATGTTGTACCAcgttgaataaataaatatttttgctggAAAATTAATCATTTTTATCTTAAGACAATTTATATGCATAGATCAGCTAGTTTTAgccgttttatttgtttctagaatCGACATTTATGAATGTTGAATGCACATTGTGCATATTACGCCGATGTTTGTAACGCAGTTCCGATACTTTCCAAATGAAATCagatcattttaaaaatagtccTGACCGAAAGACCTCCATAAAACCAATCGGTTTCGAGGGTTTTCAGCAGAGTAAGAGCTTTTCAACTTTGCATATGTATATCGCATACCTTAAATTAGATAAAAATCAGTGGTTCcaaattttaaagtttttttcagAAGTTTGTGTAGTTAAGAAGCTAACAATATGAAACTTAGTATATCATATTTCTTTGTATACCCCGATCAGGGTATATCCGATTTACTGATCAGGCCACTTAATTCCATAGATAAGTTCTTTGCCTGTACTttgttgttatattttcatgttattaacttaaaatatttgaacttaaaatttataaaacaatattgttTTGTGGAAAAAATGTGACTGAATttctaattatttatttaatgattTAATGGTTGGGTTTTCCGACTAAACTATAAACTTCGAAAGCGCGTGTGCAGTGCACACTTCGAGAAATTAAAAAGtctgttaaaataaataggtatTTTAACAACacaaattattttctttttgagatttttttaaagtaattcaagtgattaaattaaaattcaaaaagtAGAAAACGGCCTCGGTGGCCAGATTTGTCCCTACTACTTCTTCTACTACTCTTATACTACTCAACTTTCGTCATTCAATATTTCAATTCAAAAAGGTATCCCACATAAAGCTAAATTATTAAACCTAAAGGTCTTCAAGTAGATAAagcaacaatttttttaaaatcattcaGATTTACTGGTGAACGTACTCTTTCACAGCGCCCTCTGGTGTTATTTTATGTAAGAGTATTCTACATGTATTTCCTACATtgtaatatacatacatatgtagttCTTATTTCGGATTGTATTCCCATAAAAGTTCAATCTGGTCACACTGCAAAAAATTGTGGCCCgccaaaataaaagaaaacaatagTTAAGTTTATTTATTAAGCAAGAATAATGATGAAAAGCGAACCGAATGCGGACAAGGAAGATGAGGCGGAGGtgccaccacccaccaccgcGATTTCGGGTCACATCCAGGCCATCGGCAAGGACACAGTGCACAAAATCTGCTCGGGACAGGTAAACCATAGGATTTCTAGTTTGTTTATATACCTTAAACTCTGGATTTTGACCATGTCAGGTGGTTCTCAGCTTGGCAGTGGCCGTCAAGGAGCTGGTGGAGAACTCCATAGACGCGGGTGCCACGCTGGTGGAGATCAAGCTGAAGGATCAGGGCCTGCAGGGCGTGGAAGTCAGCGACAATGGCAGTGGCGTGGAGGAAGCGAATCTGGAGGGCATGAGTGAGTACAGGAATATACATCAATCAGTTAAGAATAGTAAGCTAATCTCTATTCGTGCAGCGGCCAAGTACCACACCTCGAAGATCCGGGAGTTCGTGGACCTGCTGGGCGTGGAAACATTCGGATTTCGCGGAGAGGCCCTGAGTTCACTTTGTGCCTTGTCGGATATGGTTATCCAAACGCGGCACAAGTCCACCGAGGTGGGTGAGTTTTGGGTATAGATATTGCCAATCCTTCACCCCACTAAAACCACCATCGATTTCCAGGCATCAAGGTGGAACTAGACCACGAGGGCCGTATCAAGAAGCGTTCTCCTTGTGCCCGTGGCGTTGGCACCACCGTCACCCTGTCCAATCTATTTTCTACTTTACCCGTTCGTCGCCGTGACTTCACCCGCAACATCAAGAAGGAGTTCACCAAGATGTGCCAGATACTGCAGGCCTATTGCCTGGTCACCAAGGGTGTGCGCATCTTGTGCAGCAACCAGACGCCCAAGGGCGCCAAAACTGTGGTGCTGCAAACGCACGGCGATCAGGAGGTCATGGCCAATATATCAGCCATTTTTGGGGCTCGCCAGGCGGCGGATCTGGTGCCCCTGAAGTCGCCTTTCGGGCAGGGACAACTGAGCGAGGCGGGACTGCGGGCAGATCTCGAGTCTTCTGTAGATGCAGCCGATACAACTTGTCCGCAAATCAGTGCCGAGGATGTGGAGCGACTGAATCAAGCGGACTTCCAATTGGAGGGCTTCATTTCCAGCTGCCGACATGGCGCTGGGCGTTCTAGCAGAGATCGGCAGTTCTTTTTCGTCAACTCAAGGCCCTGCGATCCCAAGAACGTAAGGGAATATACCTCATTGAACGATTATGTAAATCAAATTATAAACATTGCAGATAGCCAAGGTGATGAACGAGGTGTACCATCGCTATAATGGCCAACAGCAGCCCTTCATCTACCTAAATATTGTCACGGCGCGCTCCGACGTGGATGTGAATCTCACGCCCGACAAGCGACAGTTGTTGATCAACAACGAACGGATTCTCCTGCTGGCTCTGAAGAAATCCCTGCTGGACACCTTTGGCCAAACACCAGCTACATTTCAAATGCAAAACACCACCATTGTGAGCATGCTAGAGCCCAAAGTGAAGCTGGAAATAACTGAATATTCCGAAGAATCTATTAAGAAAGAAATGAGTGAAGAGACACCCGATGAAGATGTTCCCATTAGTTCATCGCAGAGGTTCATGGATGTGCTCACCCAGTGGCGACGCACTGGCGATACAAAAGGTACGGTGCCTTCAGTTCCTGTCAAGCGCCGATGCAGTGAGACCGAGGAGTTGGCCACGCGATCCTTTAAAATGCAAAAGATTCATAGTTTTCTTAGCCAAGAGTCGCCTAAGGAGCAGAACTCGAAATGCGATTCGGAGTCTGAAGGAGCGAGTGACAATGAAAAGATAAAGGAAAACAAGGAGAAGGGCAACCTGGATAATAGTTTCCTTAACTTAAAAGAGCTGGCTAAGGAGTCCGAAGGTAATATGGAATTAACCAGTAAAATATCATATAGTAATTCGAGTCATATTCTTTCAGCCTATGATCTTCTGACGCAACCAGCTAGGATTCCTCGCATTGATTGCAAGGTCCTTACGCCGGTTAAAAGTCAACGCAGTATTGCCGAGTTCAAGATTAACTCGATGGCACTGCCCAAAAAGGAGTCTCCAACAGATATCGCACCAGATCCTCCTAGTTCTTCTCAGTTGACCGAGGAAACAGATACGGCCAGCGACGATGATGACCACATTGAGCTGCCCACACGCATTGAGTTTGATGAACAGGTGGAGGAGGGACCGCCTGCCAATTTCTCAAGCGGAGAGTTGACTACCACGCTGGAGGAGATCGCGTcttctttaaaggcccatGAGCAGCAGCAGAGGGATCGCAGGGCCAGGGCCAAACTTCAGCGTCTGCGTTTCAAGAGCGAAATTAATCCGAACCAAAACAACAACGCTGAGGCGGAATTGCAGCGGGAAATCGGGAAAGAAGACTTTGCCCGCATGGAAATCATAGGACAGTTTAATCTTGGCTTTATAATTGTCAAACTAGAGGATGATCTCTTCATCGTGGATCAGCATGCCACCGATGAGAAGTACAACTTTGAGACACTGCAGCGCACCACTCAGTTGGAGTATCAGCGCTTGACAGTGCCCCAGAATCTAGACCTGACGGCGGTAAACGAGATGGTGCTTATAGACCACCTACCTGTCTTTGAGAAGAACGGCTTTAAGTTCGAAATAGATCACGAGGGTATGATTTGGATTGGAATTTAGTTTCTTAATTGATAAATCCCTTTCCTATTTAGCTCCTGCCACGAAGAAGGTGCGTCTGTTGGGCAAGCCGCATAGCAAACGGTGGGAGTTCGGCAAGGAGGACATAGATGAACTCATCTTCATGCTGCAAGATGCGCCCGAGGGCACCATTTGTCGTCCATCCAGGGTGCGAGCTATGTTCGCCTCTCGAGCGTGCCGGAAATCCGTGATGATTGGCACAGCTCTGAGCAGGAACACAACGATGAGGAGACTCATCACGCAGATGGGGGAAATCGAACAGCCTTGGGTAAGGTATAGAAATAAAATTTGCCAAACAAGATTGGCTTATCGGATCTGATTTGCAGAACTGTCCTCATGGACGTCCCACCATGCGTCATCTCATAAACGTCACAATGCTTTCGGGCAATGAGGATGATGAGGAGGAAGCTGATCCGGCTCCAATGACGCCAGAATAGCTTTAAGAAATAGCATGGTAAATTATTGTTgcagttttaattttatttaacttttcttttgAGCCACTAAGTATACGTCATTGTTCTGTAAATGCTTACTTGATTAACGATTAAACGACAGGATCAGACTTACAACTAGAGACAAATACAAAGGTTATCACTTGAGTATGTCTAACAAGCTactcgttttgttgttttgttttataacTAATACTATATCGTACactaaatatacatatacggGTACgctttttaatatatatatcattTGAGAGGCTACATACTTTCGGGTATATGTGTGCTATGGCTTAGTTTTGATTACTAAATGCTGCTCTTCTGTAGTGACTATTCGTAACTAGAGTCGGCTGAGAAAATCAACGATTTGGCAAACAGTTTACAACTCCCGCATTCGAACTCAAATGTTTTTCGGTTGTCCTTCGTAGTTGGCCATAACTTACTCTATACATATACTTTGGCCTGCTGCCCCAGATGCACTCGTATCTTACAGCTGTCGTATCGTACACAAACAGTTTCTCAATCGTAATACTAGAGTTTAGTGTTTAAAACTATAAGTTTGCTAAGCCACAAGTATAATTAAACGCTACTTTCTTCCTGTTTAGTGTATAAAATGCATGGCACCCATAGGGAACAGAGTTCGTTGAGCAAGTTACCTTAGAACACAACACTACAGTAACTTAGGGACTATGACTACAGCTACACTTTGATTCAATATTTCTGTCATTTCGATTCCAATTTTCCAGatttcgtttcgttttttCGTTCGCGTCGTTCATacattttgtaaataaaagGCAACTCatgaacatttttgttttcaacAACAAGGGACCATGGGCCTCACGCTGATTTTCCCATCTCACTTTAACAAACTTTGCAGGTGGTTCAGTTCTTAGGTGTTAAATGTTTGTCGGATAAGTTATCTTTGGAAACAAATAGTGATTTGTCACTGGAAACGGGGTGAAGATAGGTGAAACTgggaaaaacttttaaaaactcAACAGAGAAAATCAACGCTTAGTTTGTTAGATTTTGTTCGTTTTCTAATCTTATTGAACCTGGCGGAAATGGAAGTTCTAAAGCTTTTCCTTTTAGTTTCAGAAGCACTAATAAACAGGATTCCCTTCCGCCAAATTCCTTTTGGATAAAGCTGCCGAAAAGGATCGGTTATCCCTGGCCTCCTTAGATCCACAGCGGACCAATTGTTTCAACTATGATGTCCAGCACATCCTGACGTCCCATCTCCTTGAGCGTCAGCAGGAGCGCCATTATCGTGTGCGAAACCGAATTGGAACTATTACCGGGGTTGCTGTTCGCCCGACACTCCCACAGGTTCAGGATCTGCTCGGTGGGCGAGGCCTTGGTGGCAAAGTAGGCGATATACCGGTCTGTATTCAGCTTCTTGGCCAGCAGTCGCCAGTCCCGCTCGTCGGACCGCGGAGGATCCAGGGCGGCGCAGATCAGGCGCTTCGTGGCATGCGGCAGCTGGACAAAGTCCATCACACAGCTCTCGTTCACATAGTTGCCCTGGCGGTCAATGGAGATGGTGGTGTTCGTGGTGGAGGCCAGCTCCTCCGCCGATCCGCTCATGGAGTGGGCTGGAATGTTGAAGGTGTAGTAGTCATCCTCGCTCCCCTGGCCGAAGTCCACGCACAGGGTGTTCTGATCCTGCCTCCTGAGGCTGAACTCGCAGTGCAGGATTGAGTTGTTGCTGAGGATGTGCTGGTAGGGTATGGCATGTTCGTAGGGTGCTGCCGCCTCCACATCCGCGCTTCTCACCCGGATGCTGAGATTCCGGCTGTTCAGCGAGAAGGCAAAGACCTGGCTCTCGCCCAGGAAGCTGCCACCCAGTTTGGCCTCCACATTGGCGCAGATATCACGGCTGTTGGGGAAGTCCTTGACCACGTAGATCCGCAGACTGCAGTTGGCGCTGCTGGGTGGGGTGTGCTGACTGAAGGCCAGCAGCTTCATCTTGATCGAGGGCTGCTGGATCCTCGGCTCCGCCACCACGGTGAAGTGACCCAGCTGCTCCGTCATGATGAACACATGCGTCGCCTCCAGCTGCACGAACATGGGTGTGTTGATGGTCTCCTCGCCGACGGACACCGCCCGCCGCCAGTTGACGCTCAGCTCGTCGTGCTCGCTGTCCGCATGGTAGATGTGAACATGCCACTGCTCCGGAGCCACCAGGCAATGGGGAATCTTCAGGATCACCGGCTTCACGAAGCTGTAGTTTCGCGGGGCACTGTGCACCACACTGCTGCACAGGATGGAGCTCTCGGTGGCGCAGGACACGCGACTGCACTCGTCGCTCAGCAGGAGTAGGGACACGTGCTTCTTCAGGTGCTTCCCGATGGCGTGCTCCGGCACAAAGAGCAGCAGCTCTCCGCCGTAGAGTCGCAGCTGTCCTCCAGCGCTTCCCAGGAGCTCGTAGCTGCTGCTTTTCGAGGCGTTCAGTATGGACAGCTTGCCGTTCATATCGAAGGTGGAGTTGGCTGTTAAGCAACAAGTATGTTTTATTCAATTCAAA contains:
- the LOC119549777 gene encoding mismatch repair endonuclease PMS2 produces the protein MMKSEPNADKEDEAEVPPPTTAISGHIQAIGKDTVHKICSGQVVLSLAVAVKELVENSIDAGATLVEIKLKDQGLQGVEVSDNGSGVEEANLEGMTAKYHTSKIREFVDLLGVETFGFRGEALSSLCALSDMVIQTRHKSTEVGIKVELDHEGRIKKRSPCARGVGTTVTLSNLFSTLPVRRRDFTRNIKKEFTKMCQILQAYCLVTKGVRILCSNQTPKGAKTVVLQTHGDQEVMANISAIFGARQAADLVPLKSPFGQGQLSEAGLRADLESSVDAADTTCPQISAEDVERLNQADFQLEGFISSCRHGAGRSSRDRQFFFVNSRPCDPKNIAKVMNEVYHRYNGQQQPFIYLNIVTARSDVDVNLTPDKRQLLINNERILLLALKKSLLDTFGQTPATFQMQNTTIVSMLEPKVKLEITEYSEESIKKEMSEETPDEDVPISSSQRFMDVLTQWRRTGDTKGTVPSVPVKRRCSETEELATRSFKMQKIHSFLSQESPKEQNSKCDSESEGASDNEKIKENKEKGNLDNSFLNLKELAKESEAYDLLTQPARIPRIDCKVLTPVKSQRSIAEFKINSMALPKKESPTDIAPDPPSSSQLTEETDTASDDDDHIELPTRIEFDEQVEEGPPANFSSGELTTTLEEIASSLKAHEQQQRDRRARAKLQRLRFKSEINPNQNNNAEAELQREIGKEDFARMEIIGQFNLGFIIVKLEDDLFIVDQHATDEKYNFETLQRTTQLEYQRLTVPQNLDLTAVNEMVLIDHLPVFEKNGFKFEIDHEAPATKKVRLLGKPHSKRWEFGKEDIDELIFMLQDAPEGTICRPSRVRAMFASRACRKSVMIGTALSRNTTMRRLITQMGEIEQPWNCPHGRPTMRHLINVTMLSGNEDDEEEADPAPMTPE